A window of Rhabdothermincola salaria contains these coding sequences:
- a CDS encoding helix-turn-helix transcriptional regulator, with the protein MASTDGTPSPTQRRVLVALKRRGDATADELASALDISASAVRQHLSALRSAGLIAARPDRGHPGRPADRYHATELTESLFVGTQGSLSIELLEHVEEEDPELVGRVFERRRHRLVEEARERLQGKPVDEQVAVLSDLLDSQGFLADADALSDTRYRINLHSCAIWPVANRYRQACTAELDFIRDLIPGATVERVTHKTEGAHTCTYEITLEEGISTNPGLP; encoded by the coding sequence GTGGCCAGCACCGACGGCACACCCTCGCCGACGCAACGCCGAGTTCTCGTCGCCCTGAAGCGACGTGGCGACGCGACCGCCGACGAACTCGCCAGTGCCCTCGACATCTCCGCCAGCGCAGTTCGACAGCACCTGAGCGCGCTCCGGTCCGCCGGCCTCATCGCGGCGCGCCCAGACCGCGGACATCCCGGACGCCCGGCCGACAGGTACCACGCCACCGAGCTCACCGAATCGCTGTTCGTCGGCACCCAGGGCAGCCTCTCGATCGAGCTCCTCGAACACGTCGAAGAAGAAGACCCCGAGCTCGTCGGCCGGGTCTTCGAACGACGCCGCCATCGACTCGTCGAGGAGGCCAGGGAGCGGCTGCAGGGCAAACCGGTCGATGAACAGGTCGCAGTCCTGAGTGATCTACTCGACTCCCAGGGCTTCCTTGCCGACGCCGACGCACTCAGCGACACCCGCTACCGGATCAACCTCCACAGCTGCGCCATCTGGCCTGTCGCCAACCGCTACCGACAAGCCTGTACCGCCGAGCTCGACTTCATCCGCGACCTCATCCCCGGCGCAACCGTGGAACGCGTCACCCACAAGACCGAGGGCGCCCACACCTGCACCTACGAGATCACCCTCGAGGAGGGAATCTCAACGAATCCCGGACTTCCCTAG
- a CDS encoding DUF1330 domain-containing protein: protein MSDEIFMFNALWLKGQEGRRQYGEYGARAMDLVERLGGGLDYALVADKAVQDDFVPDVLAVVRYPSREVFEDMIRSDEYQSFADLRTQAAERAILTQCRRVHP from the coding sequence GTGAGCGACGAGATCTTCATGTTCAACGCACTGTGGTTGAAGGGCCAGGAGGGGCGCCGCCAGTACGGCGAGTACGGCGCCCGAGCCATGGACCTCGTCGAGCGCCTCGGCGGTGGCCTCGACTACGCCCTGGTGGCCGACAAGGCGGTGCAGGACGACTTCGTGCCCGACGTGCTCGCCGTGGTCCGCTACCCCTCACGTGAGGTCTTCGAGGACATGATCCGCAGCGACGAGTACCAGTCCTTCGCCGACCTGCGCACCCAGGCCGCCGAGCGGGCCATCCTCACCCAGTGCCGCCGCGTCCATCCCTGA
- a CDS encoding HesB/IscA family protein — protein MTTTEQRAQPVMMLSDAASTKVAQLLSDMDEEGLALRVAVRAGGCSGLSYEMFFDTESRSDDHEVTFGSVTVRVDAESAPHLTGATLNYSDGLQGEGFSVDNPNAQRSCGCGKSFG, from the coding sequence ATGACGACGACCGAACAACGAGCCCAACCGGTGATGATGCTCAGCGATGCCGCGTCCACGAAGGTCGCCCAGCTGCTCAGCGACATGGACGAAGAGGGGCTGGCTCTGCGCGTGGCGGTCCGAGCCGGCGGTTGCTCGGGGCTCTCCTACGAGATGTTCTTCGACACCGAGTCCCGTAGTGATGACCACGAGGTCACGTTCGGATCGGTGACGGTGAGGGTGGATGCCGAGAGTGCACCCCATCTCACCGGCGCCACGTTGAACTACAGCGACGGCCTGCAAGGCGAGGGGTTCAGCGTCGACAACCCGAACGCGCAGCGCAGCTGCGGGTGTGGGAAGTCGTTCGGGTGA
- a CDS encoding M3 family oligoendopeptidase, giving the protein MTVTDANAEHADTPNDPDLTAADIAWDLEPLVAGKGTEGVDELMARADEVATAIEGYRGRIPGLDAAGLAELMGHVADLQDALGRAGSYVSLRFAVDTLDAELGAAMQRFSEQATAISNRVLFVELEWAEVDDARATELTADPALEFCRHHLRSARRYHPYLLTEPEEQILGEKAVTGSSAWSRLFSELTSAITVDLPDGPTSLEQALSVLGSPTRDDRRVAAEAVTAALEPGLRTRGFVYNTLMADLASDDRLRGHDSWIASRNLSNEASDESVQALVDSVVARYDIPQRWYALKAQLLGVDRLADYDRNSSVADVEETFGWSEASELVLDAYGSFSGELAGVVQRFFDDRWVDAPVRAGKRPGAFCAYTVPSAHPYLLLNWTSRRRDVLTLAHELGHGLHAYLAREQGVFHQATPLTLAETASVFGETVTFGRLLDETTDPAARLALLAESLEGQIATVFRQVAMNRFEDAAHTRRRTEGELSVEAFGDEWERTQRDMLGDAVELTPGYRTWWSYIPHFIGTPGYVYAYAYGQLLALAVYARYEAEGAGFVPAYLDLLRAGGSLPPEELGRIVGVDLADPGFWDGGLAIIDAQLAAAEQAARDAGRL; this is encoded by the coding sequence ATGACGGTCACCGACGCCAACGCCGAGCACGCCGACACCCCGAACGACCCCGATCTCACCGCCGCCGACATCGCCTGGGACCTCGAACCCCTCGTCGCCGGCAAGGGCACCGAGGGCGTCGACGAGTTGATGGCCCGCGCCGACGAGGTGGCCACCGCCATCGAGGGCTACCGCGGGCGCATCCCCGGCCTCGACGCCGCCGGTCTGGCCGAGCTCATGGGCCACGTGGCCGACCTGCAGGACGCTCTCGGCCGGGCCGGCTCCTACGTGAGCCTGCGCTTCGCCGTCGACACCCTCGACGCCGAGCTCGGCGCCGCCATGCAGCGCTTCTCCGAGCAGGCCACCGCCATCTCCAACCGGGTGCTGTTCGTCGAGCTCGAGTGGGCCGAGGTCGACGACGCCCGCGCCACCGAGCTCACCGCCGATCCCGCCCTCGAGTTCTGCCGCCACCACCTGCGCTCGGCCCGCCGCTACCACCCGTACCTGCTCACCGAGCCCGAGGAGCAGATCCTCGGCGAGAAGGCCGTCACCGGCTCGAGCGCCTGGAGCCGGCTCTTCAGCGAGCTCACCTCGGCCATCACCGTCGACCTGCCCGACGGCCCGACATCGCTCGAGCAGGCCCTCAGCGTGCTGGGCTCACCGACCCGCGACGACCGCCGGGTCGCCGCCGAGGCCGTCACCGCCGCCCTCGAACCGGGCCTGCGCACCCGAGGCTTCGTCTACAACACCCTCATGGCCGACCTGGCCAGCGACGACCGGCTGCGGGGCCACGACAGCTGGATCGCCAGCCGCAACCTGTCCAACGAGGCCAGCGACGAGTCGGTGCAGGCGCTCGTCGACAGCGTGGTGGCCCGCTACGACATCCCGCAACGCTGGTACGCCCTCAAGGCCCAGCTCCTCGGCGTCGACCGCCTGGCCGACTACGACCGCAACTCCTCGGTGGCCGACGTGGAGGAGACGTTCGGGTGGAGCGAGGCCAGCGAGCTGGTGCTCGACGCGTACGGCTCGTTCTCCGGCGAGCTGGCCGGCGTGGTCCAGCGCTTCTTCGACGACCGCTGGGTCGACGCCCCCGTGCGGGCCGGCAAGCGTCCCGGCGCCTTCTGCGCCTACACCGTCCCTTCGGCCCACCCGTACCTGTTGCTCAACTGGACCAGCCGCCGCCGCGACGTGCTCACCCTGGCCCACGAGCTGGGCCACGGCCTGCATGCCTACCTGGCGCGCGAGCAGGGCGTTTTCCACCAGGCCACCCCGCTCACCCTGGCCGAGACGGCGTCGGTGTTCGGTGAGACGGTCACCTTCGGCCGCCTCCTCGACGAGACCACCGACCCGGCGGCCCGGCTGGCCCTGCTGGCCGAGAGCCTCGAGGGCCAGATCGCCACCGTCTTCCGTCAGGTGGCCATGAACCGCTTCGAGGATGCGGCCCACACCCGGCGTCGCACCGAGGGCGAGCTGTCGGTCGAGGCGTTCGGCGACGAGTGGGAGCGCACCCAGCGCGACATGCTCGGCGACGCCGTGGAGCTCACCCCCGGCTACCGCACGTGGTGGAGCTACATCCCGCACTTCATCGGCACGCCCGGCTACGTGTACGCCTACGCCTACGGCCAGCTGCTGGCCCTGGCGGTGTACGCCCGCTACGAGGCCGAAGGGGCGGGGTTCGTGCCGGCCTACCTCGACCTGCTGCGCGCCGGTGGCTCCTTGCCGCCCGAGGAGCTGGGCCGCATCGTCGGCGTCGACCTGGCCGACCCCGGGTTCTGGGACGGCGGCCTCGCCATCATCGACGCCCAGCTCGCCGCCGCCGAGCAGGCCGCACGCGACGCCGGCCGCCTCTGA
- a CDS encoding iron-sulfur cluster assembly protein — MRESKVAIGGSQRFTLPRDVRATIIPAGHTAVLPAGERVTLVQALGGTATVTTREGEMARLTREDSVDFGFVQPSQEGDGGEAPIGEFSIEAVWEAAATVYDPEIPVDIVELGLVYRIEPSDLPSGNKRVDIDMSVTAPFCGMGDILRRDLHDAVAALPGVEVVEVVLVFDPPWDASRLSDVARLELGMM, encoded by the coding sequence ATGCGTGAATCGAAGGTCGCGATCGGCGGATCCCAGAGATTCACTCTCCCGCGCGACGTGAGGGCCACGATCATCCCGGCCGGCCACACCGCGGTGTTGCCGGCAGGCGAACGGGTCACCCTCGTGCAGGCACTCGGGGGAACGGCGACCGTCACCACCCGTGAAGGAGAGATGGCCCGGCTGACCCGGGAGGATTCGGTCGACTTCGGCTTCGTCCAGCCGTCGCAGGAAGGCGACGGCGGCGAAGCGCCGATCGGCGAGTTCAGCATCGAGGCCGTCTGGGAGGCGGCAGCGACGGTGTACGACCCGGAGATCCCCGTCGACATCGTCGAACTCGGCCTGGTCTACCGGATCGAACCATCCGATCTGCCGAGCGGTAACAAGCGGGTCGACATCGACATGTCGGTCACCGCACCGTTCTGCGGGATGGGTGACATCCTTCGCCGAGACCTCCACGACGCGGTGGCTGCCCTGCCCGGCGTCGAAGTGGTCGAGGTCGTCCTGGTGTTCGACCCCCCGTGGGACGCCTCGCGCCTGTCCGACGTCGCGCGGCTCGAACTGGGGATGATGTGA
- the sufD gene encoding Fe-S cluster assembly protein SufD produces the protein MSVAILPSRTVALEQLGSLSLPTRRDEAWRYAPHKALGQLTFGPATAPDVVPAVVDGQIPHIDGPRLVIVNGVVDRERSKLDVMPAGVELVSIEGASGDRAARALGREHEEPEDAFSIINRAYGTGGALLLIDGRPDEVIHIVDVAVPDGAHNASASRVVIELAAGSSATVVETRIGSGDTFGGSNVRSEVSLATDASLEHIILQDLPASQIHLGRVDVVQAAGSTLRARLFNLGSDYGRVAYHVLLAGEGAHADLSGLYFGSGRQTLDQQITVVHAAKDCTSRQSYRGVLDDASTGVWNGGVAVRAGADGTDSEQSNDNLLLSRQAEVNSMPRLEILADEVSCRHGATVGQLDEAALYYMRSRGIPAAEASRLLVHGFADQVMDTLESEAVRSWITERLGRDDA, from the coding sequence GTGAGCGTGGCCATCCTGCCGTCTCGCACGGTGGCGCTCGAGCAGCTCGGTTCGCTGAGTCTGCCGACCAGACGCGATGAGGCGTGGCGCTACGCACCGCACAAGGCATTGGGTCAGCTCACGTTCGGACCGGCCACGGCTCCCGATGTGGTGCCGGCCGTCGTCGACGGTCAGATCCCCCACATCGATGGTCCGCGACTCGTGATCGTCAACGGCGTCGTCGATCGTGAGCGGTCGAAGCTCGACGTCATGCCTGCCGGTGTCGAACTGGTCAGCATCGAAGGTGCATCCGGCGACCGTGCCGCTCGTGCGCTCGGGCGCGAACACGAGGAGCCAGAGGACGCGTTCTCGATCATCAACCGGGCCTACGGAACCGGCGGCGCACTGTTGCTGATCGATGGCCGCCCCGATGAGGTGATCCACATCGTTGACGTCGCGGTCCCGGATGGCGCACACAATGCTTCGGCCAGTCGCGTGGTGATCGAACTGGCAGCCGGGAGCTCGGCCACCGTGGTCGAGACCCGCATCGGGAGTGGCGACACGTTCGGCGGTTCCAACGTCCGCAGCGAGGTCTCACTCGCCACGGACGCGAGCCTCGAGCACATCATCCTCCAAGACCTCCCCGCCAGCCAGATCCACCTGGGTCGGGTGGATGTGGTCCAGGCCGCCGGCAGCACGCTTCGCGCCCGGCTCTTCAACCTGGGATCGGACTACGGCCGAGTCGCCTATCACGTCCTCCTCGCCGGCGAGGGCGCCCACGCCGACCTGTCCGGGCTCTACTTCGGCTCAGGCCGACAGACCCTTGATCAGCAGATCACCGTGGTCCACGCCGCGAAGGACTGCACGAGCCGGCAGTCGTACCGCGGGGTGCTCGATGACGCCAGCACCGGCGTCTGGAACGGTGGCGTCGCGGTTCGTGCCGGTGCCGACGGGACCGACTCCGAGCAGTCCAACGACAATCTGTTGCTCTCCCGGCAAGCGGAGGTGAACTCGATGCCGAGACTCGAGATCCTTGCCGATGAGGTGTCGTGCCGGCACGGCGCCACCGTCGGCCAACTCGACGAAGCAGCGCTCTACTACATGCGTTCTCGTGGCATCCCCGCAGCCGAAGCCAGCCGACTGTTGGTCCACGGTTTCGCCGATCAGGTGATGGACACCCTGGAGAGTGAGGCGGTGCGATCCTGGATCACCGAGCGACTCGGGCGTGACGATGCGTGA
- a CDS encoding ferredoxin: MKVWIDQDLCTGDGLCEEIAPDVFFGMDDGLFYVKESADNFGADKLFDGAANPAGAEGMARIPDGGLDRVVEAAEECPGECIFIEVDG, from the coding sequence ATGAAGGTCTGGATCGACCAGGATCTCTGTACCGGCGACGGATTGTGCGAGGAGATCGCCCCGGACGTCTTCTTCGGGATGGACGACGGGCTCTTCTATGTGAAGGAATCGGCGGACAACTTCGGCGCGGACAAGCTCTTCGACGGCGCGGCCAACCCCGCAGGGGCCGAGGGTATGGCTCGGATCCCCGACGGCGGGTTGGACCGGGTCGTCGAGGCGGCCGAGGAATGCCCCGGCGAGTGCATCTTCATCGAGGTGGACGGCTAG
- a CDS encoding carotenoid oxygenase family protein, with protein MPDLEPVDPTTNAHLRGRFAPTHSEITVEGLEVEGTLPEGLVGAYLRNGPNPKFTPLGSYTFPMEGDAMVHGTWIEADGTIRYRNRWVRSKGMAAEERAGKALFGGLMTPAFVDPSLLGNDPDPGWPFKLDPFINVVRHAGRHLALTESAPGYEITSDLDTIGRFDFDGRVKGMCAHPRIDPVTGDMVLFTYDVEAPFLSWMTIGANGDLTRGPTVIDGVDEGYMVHDCVITERYLVLTLAPVVFDLDAMMTGGDVLAWKPDLGTRIACIPRDGSPVQWVHTDPFFVWHFGNGFDLGDDVVMDFSWWSSFSLGPDPDKRGAFARATLHPSAGTAEIEHVEDVPGEFGRIDDRRTGREHRYVTVSRKSPRGGDLVPGEFDQLARYDMATGECKAYDSDLVFGEVVFAPRQGGTDELDGFYVTYGTDRAAESSWLVIWDAASFPADPVAKVRMPQRIPNGLHGNWLPAEG; from the coding sequence ATGCCCGACCTGGAACCCGTCGACCCGACCACCAACGCCCACCTGCGTGGGCGGTTCGCGCCCACCCACAGCGAGATCACCGTGGAGGGCCTCGAGGTGGAGGGCACCCTGCCGGAGGGGCTGGTCGGGGCCTACCTGCGCAACGGCCCGAACCCCAAGTTCACGCCGCTCGGGAGCTACACGTTCCCGATGGAGGGCGACGCCATGGTGCACGGCACCTGGATCGAGGCCGACGGCACCATCCGCTACCGCAACCGGTGGGTGCGCTCCAAGGGCATGGCCGCCGAGGAGCGGGCCGGCAAGGCGCTGTTCGGCGGGCTCATGACGCCCGCGTTCGTCGACCCGTCGCTGCTCGGCAACGACCCCGACCCGGGCTGGCCGTTCAAGCTCGACCCGTTCATCAACGTGGTACGCCACGCAGGACGTCACCTGGCCCTCACCGAGTCCGCACCCGGCTACGAGATCACCTCGGACCTCGACACGATCGGGCGCTTCGACTTCGACGGACGCGTCAAGGGGATGTGCGCCCACCCCCGCATCGACCCCGTCACCGGCGACATGGTGCTGTTCACCTACGACGTGGAGGCACCGTTCCTGTCGTGGATGACCATCGGCGCGAACGGCGACCTCACCCGTGGCCCCACCGTCATCGACGGCGTCGACGAGGGCTACATGGTCCACGACTGCGTCATCACCGAGCGCTACCTGGTGCTCACCCTGGCACCGGTGGTCTTCGACCTCGACGCCATGATGACCGGCGGCGACGTGCTGGCCTGGAAGCCCGACCTCGGCACCCGCATCGCCTGCATCCCCCGCGACGGCAGCCCGGTGCAGTGGGTGCACACCGACCCGTTCTTCGTGTGGCACTTCGGCAACGGCTTCGACCTGGGCGACGACGTGGTCATGGACTTCTCGTGGTGGAGCTCGTTCTCCCTCGGCCCCGATCCCGACAAGCGCGGCGCGTTCGCCCGGGCCACGCTGCACCCGTCGGCGGGCACCGCGGAGATCGAGCACGTCGAGGACGTGCCCGGCGAGTTCGGCCGCATCGACGACCGGCGCACGGGGCGCGAGCACCGCTACGTCACCGTGTCCCGCAAGTCCCCTCGCGGTGGCGATCTGGTGCCCGGCGAGTTCGACCAACTGGCCCGCTACGACATGGCCACCGGCGAGTGCAAGGCCTACGACAGCGACCTGGTGTTCGGCGAGGTGGTGTTCGCTCCCCGCCAGGGCGGCACCGACGAGCTCGACGGGTTCTACGTCACCTACGGCACCGACCGGGCGGCCGAGAGCTCCTGGCTGGTGATCTGGGACGCGGCCTCGTTCCCGGCCGACCCGGTGGCCAAGGTGCGCATGCCCCAGCGCATCCCCAACGGCCTGCACGGCAACTGGCTCCCCGCTGAGGGCTGA
- the sufC gene encoding Fe-S cluster assembly ATPase SufC produces MLHVENLTASVGDVPILKGLDLDVGAGAVHAIMGPNGSGKSTFAHALAGRDGYEIGGVVTLDGVDLLEMEPEDRAAAGVFMGFQYPVEIPGVNNMYFLRTAVNSVRRTRGDDEIGARDFLEVAEEAMALVEMHSDFLYRSVNAGFSGGEKKRNEILQMAVMQPRLAVLDETDSGLDIDALRVVAGGVNAMRDPERSMIVITHYQRLLEYIRPDFVHVLVDGKIVESGDHTLALHLERHGYADFVDHDLDDAPLSGATA; encoded by the coding sequence ATGCTGCACGTGGAGAATCTGACTGCCTCGGTCGGGGACGTCCCGATCCTCAAGGGCCTCGACCTCGACGTCGGTGCCGGAGCGGTCCACGCGATCATGGGTCCGAACGGGTCCGGCAAGAGCACGTTCGCTCACGCGCTCGCGGGCCGTGACGGCTACGAGATCGGTGGCGTCGTCACCCTCGATGGCGTCGATCTGCTCGAGATGGAACCGGAGGACCGCGCTGCTGCCGGTGTCTTCATGGGTTTCCAGTATCCAGTCGAGATCCCGGGCGTCAACAACATGTACTTCCTGCGCACCGCAGTGAACTCCGTTCGCCGCACCCGTGGCGACGACGAGATCGGGGCTCGTGACTTCCTCGAAGTGGCCGAGGAGGCGATGGCTCTGGTCGAGATGCACTCGGATTTCCTGTATCGATCGGTCAACGCCGGATTCAGTGGCGGCGAGAAGAAGCGCAACGAGATCCTGCAGATGGCGGTCATGCAGCCGCGGCTGGCCGTGCTCGACGAGACCGACTCCGGTCTCGACATCGATGCGCTCCGTGTCGTCGCCGGGGGCGTGAACGCAATGCGCGACCCCGAGCGCTCGATGATCGTGATCACCCACTATCAGCGACTACTCGAGTACATCAGGCCGGATTTCGTGCATGTGTTGGTCGACGGCAAGATCGTCGAGTCGGGCGATCACACCCTCGCCCTCCACCTGGAACGCCACGGCTATGCGGACTTCGTCGATCACGATCTCGACGACGCCCCGCTCTCGGGAGCAACAGCGTGA
- a CDS encoding MBG domain-containing protein: MPHLHLPRASARLIAAALLVLAATTTMLVGTSRPADANGLPHPTTTAVSCPDADTYGSPSTCTITVTDIAPGWMGAKKVPTGTAYVDTILNRLDVQGSPCTLAGISDRAASCDVTVTPTDLGHIAPGAVYVPSGSFLPSLGATVIYADPAPLTITADDLSRAYGADNPELTVSYAGFVLGEGPADLDGTLACTTTAVLESPVGGYPIACDGLTTTNYDIDWIDGTLDVTAADLTITVDDDTRVYGADNPDFTVSYAGFVLGEGPADLDGTLTCTTTAVTDSAVGGYPIACDGLTTTNYDIDWIDGTLDVTAADLTITAQDAQRVTGVANPSFSVSYAGFVAGDDAADLDGTLACTTTAVLASPVGDYPITCDGLTSTNYDIAWVDGTLEVLAAPTGEVVDDSNLVPGGDIDIDTGGWMPGTTVTVTVCGIEVGTAVVDADGRVRATFPLPADLPVGECEVVISGTDAAGEPYSEVLGITVAAAPTPPAPAPVTPAGVLPYTGGIVTPLVAFGGLVLAAGAALVALFRRRLAQA; encoded by the coding sequence GTGCCCCACCTCCACCTTCCTCGTGCCAGCGCGCGGCTCATCGCCGCCGCGCTGCTGGTCCTGGCCGCCACCACGACGATGCTCGTCGGCACCAGCCGTCCGGCCGACGCCAACGGCCTGCCGCACCCCACCACCACCGCCGTGTCGTGCCCCGACGCCGACACCTACGGCAGCCCGTCGACGTGCACCATCACCGTCACCGACATCGCCCCGGGCTGGATGGGCGCCAAGAAGGTCCCCACCGGCACCGCCTACGTGGACACGATCCTCAACCGCCTCGACGTGCAGGGCTCGCCGTGCACGCTCGCCGGCATCAGCGACCGGGCCGCCTCCTGCGACGTCACCGTCACCCCCACCGACCTGGGCCACATCGCACCGGGTGCGGTCTACGTGCCGTCGGGGAGCTTCCTTCCGTCGCTCGGGGCCACCGTGATCTACGCCGACCCGGCGCCGCTCACCATCACCGCCGACGACCTGTCCCGCGCCTACGGCGCCGACAACCCCGAGCTCACGGTCTCCTACGCCGGCTTCGTGCTCGGCGAGGGCCCCGCCGACCTCGACGGCACCCTCGCGTGCACCACCACCGCCGTGCTCGAGAGCCCGGTCGGCGGGTACCCGATCGCCTGCGACGGCCTCACCACCACCAACTACGACATCGACTGGATCGACGGCACCCTCGACGTCACCGCCGCCGACCTCACCATCACCGTCGACGACGACACCCGCGTGTACGGCGCCGACAACCCGGACTTCACGGTCTCCTACGCCGGCTTCGTGCTCGGCGAGGGCCCCGCCGACCTCGACGGCACCCTCACCTGCACCACCACCGCCGTGACCGACAGTGCGGTCGGCGGGTACCCGATCGCCTGCGACGGCCTCACCACCACCAACTACGACATCGACTGGATCGACGGCACCCTCGACGTCACCGCCGCCGACCTCACCATCACCGCCCAGGACGCCCAGCGGGTGACCGGCGTGGCCAACCCGAGCTTCTCCGTCTCCTACGCCGGCTTCGTGGCCGGTGACGACGCCGCCGACCTCGACGGCACCCTCGCCTGCACCACCACCGCCGTGCTGGCGTCGCCCGTCGGCGACTACCCCATCACCTGCGACGGGCTCACCTCCACCAACTACGACATCGCCTGGGTCGACGGCACCCTCGAGGTGCTGGCCGCCCCCACCGGCGAGGTGGTCGACGACTCGAACCTGGTCCCCGGCGGTGACATCGACATCGACACCGGCGGTTGGATGCCGGGCACCACCGTCACCGTCACCGTCTGCGGCATCGAGGTCGGCACCGCCGTCGTCGACGCCGACGGCCGGGTGCGAGCCACCTTCCCCCTGCCCGCCGACCTCCCCGTCGGCGAGTGCGAGGTGGTCATCTCGGGCACCGATGCCGCCGGTGAGCCCTACAGCGAGGTGCTCGGCATCACCGTGGCCGCCGCTCCCACCCCACCGGCTCCCGCCCCGGTCACGCCGGCCGGCGTGCTGCCCTACACCGGCGGCATCGTGACGCCGCTGGTCGCCTTCGGCGGCCTCGTGCTCGCCGCCGGCGCCGCCCTGGTGGCGCTGTTCCGCCGCCGCCTCGCCCAAGCCTGA
- the sufB gene encoding Fe-S cluster assembly protein SufB, producing the protein MSETMRRVEALTDASYEFGFSTDLDTDVAPPGLTEATVRLISSKKNEPEWLLEWRLNAFAAWQEMQEPDWAKLEINPIDYQSISYWAAPKQKPVLDSMDDVDPDIRDMFDKLGIPLHEQKMLSNVAIDAVVDSVSVTTTFKATLAEAGVIFCSFSEAVQDHPELVREHLGSVVPVRDNFFAALNSAVFSDGSFCYIPKGVRCPMELSTYFRINSMNTGQFERTLIVAEDDSHVSYLEGCTAPQRDENQLHAAVVELVAKDRAEIKYSTVQNWYPGDENGVGGIYNFVTKRGRAHTDAKISWTQVETGSAITWKYPSVILQGDRSIGEFYSVALSSKHQQADTGTKMIHIGADTTSSIISKGISAGRGQNTYRGLVKVMRSAEGARNYTQCDSLLLGKECGAHTVPYIQVKNPTAQVEHEASTSTVGEDQLYYCRQRGMTEEDAMAMIVNGFCREVFDELPMEFAVEAQRLLSASLEGSVG; encoded by the coding sequence ATGAGCGAAACCATGCGACGTGTCGAGGCACTCACTGACGCCAGCTACGAGTTCGGCTTCAGCACCGATCTTGACACCGACGTCGCACCACCAGGGCTGACCGAAGCGACGGTGCGTCTGATCTCGTCGAAGAAGAACGAGCCCGAGTGGCTGCTCGAGTGGCGTCTGAACGCCTTTGCGGCGTGGCAGGAGATGCAAGAGCCCGACTGGGCCAAGCTCGAGATCAATCCGATCGACTACCAGTCGATCAGCTACTGGGCGGCACCCAAGCAGAAGCCTGTGCTCGACAGCATGGACGACGTCGACCCCGACATCCGCGACATGTTCGACAAGCTCGGCATCCCGCTACACGAGCAGAAGATGCTGAGCAACGTGGCCATCGACGCCGTCGTCGACTCCGTCTCGGTCACCACCACGTTCAAGGCAACGCTCGCTGAGGCCGGTGTGATCTTCTGCTCGTTCTCCGAGGCCGTGCAGGATCACCCCGAGTTGGTGCGCGAGCACCTGGGCTCGGTCGTGCCGGTGCGAGACAACTTCTTCGCGGCGCTCAACTCGGCGGTGTTCTCTGACGGATCGTTCTGCTACATCCCCAAGGGCGTTCGCTGCCCGATGGAGTTGTCCACGTACTTCCGCATCAACTCGATGAACACGGGTCAGTTCGAGCGCACGCTCATCGTGGCCGAGGACGACTCGCATGTCTCCTACCTGGAGGGATGCACGGCGCCGCAGCGAGACGAGAACCAGTTGCATGCCGCGGTCGTGGAGCTCGTGGCCAAGGACCGGGCCGAGATCAAGTACTCGACCGTGCAGAACTGGTATCCGGGTGACGAGAACGGTGTCGGTGGCATCTACAACTTCGTCACCAAGCGGGGTCGCGCCCACACCGATGCCAAGATCTCCTGGACCCAGGTCGAGACCGGTTCCGCCATCACGTGGAAGTACCCCAGCGTCATCCTGCAGGGCGATCGGTCGATCGGCGAGTTCTATTCGGTCGCGCTGTCGAGCAAGCACCAGCAGGCCGACACCGGCACCAAGATGATCCACATCGGTGCCGACACCACCAGCAGCATCATCTCGAAGGGCATCTCGGCCGGCCGAGGCCAGAACACCTACCGAGGCCTCGTGAAGGTGATGCGTTCAGCGGAGGGTGCCCGCAACTACACCCAGTGCGACTCACTCCTGCTGGGCAAGGAGTGCGGTGCTCACACCGTGCCCTACATCCAGGTCAAGAACCCGACAGCCCAGGTCGAGCACGAGGCATCGACCTCCACTGTCGGCGAGGACCAGCTGTACTACTGCCGCCAGCGCGGCATGACCGAAGAAGATGCCATGGCGATGATCGTCAACGGCTTCTGTCGTGAGGTGTTCGACGAGCTCCCCATGGAGTTCGCGGTCGAGGCTCAGCGCCTGTTGAGTGCGAGTTTGGAAGGAAGTGTCGGCTGA